Genomic segment of Panthera leo isolate Ple1 chromosome B2, P.leo_Ple1_pat1.1, whole genome shotgun sequence:
CAATATGTCTCTTAATATGTGGATCATTATAGATCTTGAAgtattaattacattattttcctaCACAGTAGCTGAATGAATAGCCGAGACACTATGGCGTACATCCAAAAGTTTTATCTACAACTTTTAAGAAGTTCAGctctattatttaaaacatttcaaaaaaaatgtggcatttgTATATAATCTTTCCTTTGAAGCATAACAGTTCTTACCAAGTATAATGGCCCTTTGTAATAAGTGAGGGCTAACTTAAATAAGAGaaacagggacacagagaggttGACAACTTGTTCCATAACTTTTCAAGATTTCATTATCATTCTACACAACCCTGCctccataaaataattttctcattatcATTGAGAAACAAAATGCCAGCTAGTGACCGAAGTGTATACATGAAATTCTAGACTTATCGTCCGGGAGCCACTGATTAGATGTTGGGGAAAACCACACAAAGATATGAGAATTTAATACAGAGCTATATGCCTAAATCACATGACTCCAATCTCCAGCTCTGGTGGCTGGAACAGTCTTTTACGATCCaccttttgtgaatttttttattctctacaAATACCAGGCAGAACCCAGTCTATCAATACATTAACAAAGATATCCCTTTGTCAGGAGCCCATTGATTCACCCAGTTTTAATTCTGCCAGAGAGAGGAGTTAAggtcattccttttcatttagtCCGCATGCCAGCCTTTAGAGTACGGGGATGCCGAGCTACTTGCATTTACCACATTCTAAAAAGGCCCGAGTCAAGCAATTACCAGCCACTTGGCCTTCTTGCAGAAATACACAAAACGTGTAGAATTGCTTCATTTTATCCCCTCCTAGACTCTTCACTTGGAAATTGGCTGCTCGGGCGAGTGTTGTTTTTTCCCCCCGCAGCCATGTGTCGAAGAGCGATTAACACTCGCTCGACAAAACCCATTCCCGGGCCATTTGGGAGTTGCACGCGTTCGCACCCGAGGTTCGGCCTGCCGCGCCTTCACGCGCAACCTTTTTGTTTCTGCGGctagctggggagagaggggcggagagggcgCGAACCGCTCAGTATGCAGCAGGCAGCCGGGGCTATATAAAGCTCGGGTCTCGGACCTGGCGGGGGAAGAGGTCTGGCTTGCCCGAGAGCAGGCAGCCGCCTTccgcccagccccagccccgccgcGCCATGGAAACCTGGCAGCCCTTGGCAAGCGGGGCCCGCGAGCGCgcacgccgccgccgccgcctgccgCCCGCGGCCCCCGACCGCCCCGCGCCGCGCGGGGGCGCGGACTCCGGCTGCggcgcctcccccaccccggccctcccGCCCGCGTCTCCCGAGCTCCTCCCCTCCGctctccgccccccacccacccccggtCCACGCTCTGCTGTGGGCTCTTCTCCCGGGTCTGGGCTCACATCTCCCCTGCGCGCcttttgccccccaccccgcagaTCCGCAGGCCTCTGGAGACCTTGGGTTGACGCCAGAGGCGACGGGGAGGAGGGGGCGAGGCACCACGCGGCGGAGGCGGTGAGTGAGCCGCGCGCCTCGGGCCGCGCCTCCCAGGGGCGCAGATGATGTACCGGGACTGGGTATGCCCTGCCCGAGGGGGACACACGCCCGGCCTGCCCCTCGCTTAAGATCGCGCCGGCCCGAGGCCCTACCAGAGGCCCTGTGGGTCCTGATGCTGCGAGTTTGTCATCCAGAGCAGCGGACACACGGATACGGTCGGGAGCGAGGCTGCTGACAGCCCCGGGGTCACATTCCCTGCCGGCGCGAGGAACGCTAGATCGCGCGCTTTCCCCGTTTCTACAAGGTGAGTGATAACTGCGATTCGTGTCCTTTCGTCCCCAGATGCCGGATGGCCCCGGGATGACCGAAGCCGCAGGAAAGCTTTCCCAATACAGACACCCAGTCAGGTGAGTGACAGGCCTCCCCGAAGGTCTCCCG
This window contains:
- the RIPPLY2 gene encoding protein ripply2, which codes for METWQPLASGARERARRRRRLPPAAPDRPAPRGGADSGCGASPTPALPPASPELLPSALRPPPTPGPRSAVGSSPGSGLTSPLRAFCPPPRRSAGLWRPWVDARGDGEEGARHHAAEAMPDGPGMTEAAGKLSQYRHPVRLFWPKSKCYDYLYQEAEALLKNFPIQATISFYEDSDSEDEIEELICEN